The proteins below come from a single Vitis vinifera cultivar Pinot Noir 40024 chromosome 9, ASM3070453v1 genomic window:
- the LOC100853391 gene encoding uncharacterized protein LOC100853391 isoform X3, which yields MEEANPDHSSKAPISSFLQQRNEEPPVSSSLEQRDKELGLCVIQNEATDCTRVICDVDGNGAGPDHGHISHESSLAVHPFPWENIRGRYQAYSHGNLGTSMNLMTNSTQYNSFLNPQVRSKSINSGGMSFLHRPVSAFPCPEGDMNRLYQSYTHDNRAIAENLMDGATHFNNFQSPQIDQNFLTGKVNAAGGFQMNREGGEACTGDEYRSQISRDFVNLAGSNPGLYHTPGNRELGIGNSSMVGAVNSNFQEHMDGSFLTLGIGGNREAGYKSIVYGNEINDQSERLVFPQLNASHGQKTNITSSNPVHNMAGSFSSLQNNVGGFSSLGHNIGGRTSSNNDLGGSVFPQLNISFGQTTNRSSLNPVHNVDDHFSSWQNDVGEFLNPTHNMGVWASSNNDFGAMCGTNAEHHFPSLCHTLQTPQVDGQQYLPMPNNRNLGLGVNIDPQSANIDPYGFQGYPASATRPISSSQVGVLDFGLPSLSELLAESAKTKRIIAQPTPDQLQERYMNLRNFSPGPSMASPSVWGIEGTTRQEQSGNLGRTQDRCPVQSTKDLLGPAFTAGQGITVAKGNGLPSRDHHGHPLADGQVIPVAQGNVLSQTTNVFDAPSRKRSAVQTPQAAPYVPRRKTRPQPSIRPSIPFPAPMPRPSISPSIPLRARLPQPSTNPFVPSSAAPHVKWQGFDGSPELSGLKCLICKRDVSYAPEGHIFQPAIPPAVAVLPCGHIFHDHCLQLITPKDQSKDPPCIPCAIGET from the exons ATGGAAGAAGCCAATCCAGACCATTCCAGCAAAGCACCTATCTCTAGTTTTCTGCAACAAAGGAATGAAGAACCACCTGTCTCTTCTTCTCTAGAACAAAGGGATAAAGAACTCGGTTTATGCGTAATACAGAATGAAGCTACTGACTGTACTAGGGTCATCTGTGATGTTGATGGTAATGGTGCTGGACCTGATCATGGGCACATCTCACATGAGTCCTCACTGGCAGTTCATCCTTTTCCATGGGAGAACATTCGGGGAAGATATCAAGCTTATTCTCATGGAAATCTAGGGACCAGTATGAATTTGATGACTAATTCCACCCAATATAATAGCTTTCTGAATCCCCAGGTTCGCTCGAAGTCCATAAATAGTGGAGGCATGTCCTTCTTACATAGACCGGTGTCTGCTTTTCCATGTCCTGAAGGGGACATGAATCGGTTATATCAATCTTACACCCATGATAATAGAGCAATTGCTGAGAATCTGATGGATGGTGCCACCCACTTCAATAATTTTCAGAGCCctcaaattgatcaaaattttttaacCGGAAAAGTTAATGCAGCTGGAGGCTTCCAAATGAACAGGGAGGGTGGAGAAGCATGTACTGGTGATGAATACAGGTCACAGATCAGCAGAGATTTTGTAAACCTTGCTGGTAGCAATCCTGGCTTATACCATACCCCAGGTAACAGAGAATTAGGAATTGGTAACAGTAGCATGGTTGGTGCAGTtaactccaattttcaagagCATATGGATGGAAGTTTTTTGACCCTTGGAATTGGAGGTAATAGAGAGGCTGGATATAAGTCCATTGTCTACGGCAATGAAATTAATGACCAAAGTGAGAGACTTGTTTTTCCCCAATTAAATGCATCCCATGGTCAAAAAACTAACATAACTTCATCAAATCCTGTTCACAACATGGCAGGTAGCTTTTCAAGTTTACAAAACAATGTTGGTGGATTTTCAAGTCTTGGCCACAACATAGGTGGCAGAACCTCATCTAACAATGATCTTGGAGGGTCTGTTTTTCCCcaattaaatatttcttttggcCAAACAACAAACCGAAGTTCTTTGAATCCTGTACACAACGTGGATGATCACTTTTCAAGTTGGCAAAATGATGTGGGTGAATTTTTAAATCCGACCCATAATATGGGTGTTTGGGCCTCATCTAACAACGATTTTGGAGCTATGTGTGGTACCAATGCTGAACATCACTTTCCGAGCTTATGCCATACCTTACAAACACCACAAGTTGATGGGCAGCAGTATCTTCCTATGCCAAACAACAGGAACTTAGGTCTTGGAGTGAACATTGATCCACAATCAGCAAATATTGATCCTTATGGGTTTCAAGGTTACCCCGCTTCTGCCACAAGACCCATTAGTAGCAGTCAAGTTGGAGTGCTTGATTTTGGACTACCCAGCTTGTCAGAGCTGCTTGCAGAATCTGCTAAGACTAAGAGGATAATCGCACAACCAACTCCGGACCAATTACAAGAACGTTATATGAATCTCAGGAACTTCTCGCCTGGGCCTTCCATGGCTTCTCCTTCTGTTTGGGGTATAGAAGGCACCACCAGGCAAGAGCAATCAG GTAATCTAGGCCGAACTCAGGACAGATGCCCAGTTCAGTCTACCAAAGATCTTCTTGGACCTGCTTTTACTGCTG GTCAAGGAATCACAGTTGCAAAAGGGAATGGACTTCCTTCTAGAGATCATCATGGACATCCTTTGGCTGATG GTCAAGTAATCCCAGTTGCACAGGGGAATGTGTTGTCTCAAACTACTAATGTTTTTGATGCACCATCTCGCAAGAGGAGTGCAGTTCAAACCCCTCAAGCCGCACCCTATGTTCCGAGAAGAAAGACAAGGCCCCAACCATCTATTCGTCCATCCATCCCATTTCCAGCCCCAATGCCTCGGCCTTCGATCAGTCCatccattccactccgagcccGGCTGCCTCAACCTTCCACCAATCCATTTGTCCCATCCTCAGCAGCCCCACATGTTAAATGGCAAG GTTTTGATGGGTCTCCAGAACTAAGTGGACTCAAGTGCCTGATATGCAAGAGGGACGTTTCATATGCACCGGAGGGACACATTTTCCAGCCAGCTATTCCACCAGCTGTTGCTGTTCTACCTTGTGGTCACATCTTTCATGACCATTGCTTGCAGCTTATCACTCCCAAAGACCAATCCAAAGATCCTCCATGCATTCCCTGTGCCATTGGCGAGACTTAA
- the LOC100853391 gene encoding uncharacterized protein LOC100853391 isoform X1: MEEANPDHSSKAPISSFLQQRNEEPPVSSSLEQRDKELGLCVIQNEATDCTRVICDVDGNGAGPDHGHISHESSLAVHPFPWENIRGRYQAYSHGNLGTSMNLMTNSTQYNSFLNPQVRSKSINSGGMSFLHRPVSAFPCPEGDMNRLYQSYTHDNRAIAENLMDGATHFNNFQSPQIDQNFLTGKVNAAGGFQMNREGGEACTGDEYRSQISRDFVNLAGSNPGLYHTPGNRELGIGNSSMVGAVNSNFQEHMDGSFLTLGIGGNREAGYKSIVYGNEINDQSERLVFPQLNASHGQKTNITSSNPVHNMAGSFSSLQNNVGGFSSLGHNIGGRTSSNNDLGGSVFPQLNISFGQTTNRSSLNPVHNVDDHFSSWQNDVGEFLNPTHNMGVWASSNNDFGAMCGTNAEHHFPSLCHTLQTPQVDGQQYLPMPNNRNLGLGVNIDPQSANIDPYGFQGYPASATRPISSSQVGVLDFGLPSLSELLAESAKTKRIIAQPTPDQLQERYMNLRNFSPGPSMASPSVWGIEGTTRQEQSGELFPTYEGSATSTFEGHPFQKRREVQPALQLFPPNEVIAAQATEGGLFPKRIGVQSASNLGRTQDRCPVQSTKDLLGPAFTAGQGITVAKGNGLPSRDHHGHPLADGQVIPVAQGNVLSQTTNVFDAPSRKRSAVQTPQAAPYVPRRKTRPQPSIRPSIPFPAPMPRPSISPSIPLRARLPQPSTNPFVPSSAAPHVKWQGFDGSPELSGLKCLICKRDVSYAPEGHIFQPAIPPAVAVLPCGHIFHDHCLQLITPKDQSKDPPCIPCAIGET; encoded by the exons ATGGAAGAAGCCAATCCAGACCATTCCAGCAAAGCACCTATCTCTAGTTTTCTGCAACAAAGGAATGAAGAACCACCTGTCTCTTCTTCTCTAGAACAAAGGGATAAAGAACTCGGTTTATGCGTAATACAGAATGAAGCTACTGACTGTACTAGGGTCATCTGTGATGTTGATGGTAATGGTGCTGGACCTGATCATGGGCACATCTCACATGAGTCCTCACTGGCAGTTCATCCTTTTCCATGGGAGAACATTCGGGGAAGATATCAAGCTTATTCTCATGGAAATCTAGGGACCAGTATGAATTTGATGACTAATTCCACCCAATATAATAGCTTTCTGAATCCCCAGGTTCGCTCGAAGTCCATAAATAGTGGAGGCATGTCCTTCTTACATAGACCGGTGTCTGCTTTTCCATGTCCTGAAGGGGACATGAATCGGTTATATCAATCTTACACCCATGATAATAGAGCAATTGCTGAGAATCTGATGGATGGTGCCACCCACTTCAATAATTTTCAGAGCCctcaaattgatcaaaattttttaacCGGAAAAGTTAATGCAGCTGGAGGCTTCCAAATGAACAGGGAGGGTGGAGAAGCATGTACTGGTGATGAATACAGGTCACAGATCAGCAGAGATTTTGTAAACCTTGCTGGTAGCAATCCTGGCTTATACCATACCCCAGGTAACAGAGAATTAGGAATTGGTAACAGTAGCATGGTTGGTGCAGTtaactccaattttcaagagCATATGGATGGAAGTTTTTTGACCCTTGGAATTGGAGGTAATAGAGAGGCTGGATATAAGTCCATTGTCTACGGCAATGAAATTAATGACCAAAGTGAGAGACTTGTTTTTCCCCAATTAAATGCATCCCATGGTCAAAAAACTAACATAACTTCATCAAATCCTGTTCACAACATGGCAGGTAGCTTTTCAAGTTTACAAAACAATGTTGGTGGATTTTCAAGTCTTGGCCACAACATAGGTGGCAGAACCTCATCTAACAATGATCTTGGAGGGTCTGTTTTTCCCcaattaaatatttcttttggcCAAACAACAAACCGAAGTTCTTTGAATCCTGTACACAACGTGGATGATCACTTTTCAAGTTGGCAAAATGATGTGGGTGAATTTTTAAATCCGACCCATAATATGGGTGTTTGGGCCTCATCTAACAACGATTTTGGAGCTATGTGTGGTACCAATGCTGAACATCACTTTCCGAGCTTATGCCATACCTTACAAACACCACAAGTTGATGGGCAGCAGTATCTTCCTATGCCAAACAACAGGAACTTAGGTCTTGGAGTGAACATTGATCCACAATCAGCAAATATTGATCCTTATGGGTTTCAAGGTTACCCCGCTTCTGCCACAAGACCCATTAGTAGCAGTCAAGTTGGAGTGCTTGATTTTGGACTACCCAGCTTGTCAGAGCTGCTTGCAGAATCTGCTAAGACTAAGAGGATAATCGCACAACCAACTCCGGACCAATTACAAGAACGTTATATGAATCTCAGGAACTTCTCGCCTGGGCCTTCCATGGCTTCTCCTTCTGTTTGGGGTATAGAAGGCACCACCAGGCAAGAGCAATCAG GGGAGCTATTTCCAACTTATGAGGGTAGTGCTACTTCAACTTTTGAAGGTCATCCATTTCAAAAAAGGAGAGAGGTTCAACCGGCAT TGCAATTATTTCCTCCGAATGAGGTTATTGCTGCTCAAGCTACTGAAGGTGGCCTTTTTCCAAAGAGGATAGGGGTCCAATCAGCCA GTAATCTAGGCCGAACTCAGGACAGATGCCCAGTTCAGTCTACCAAAGATCTTCTTGGACCTGCTTTTACTGCTG GTCAAGGAATCACAGTTGCAAAAGGGAATGGACTTCCTTCTAGAGATCATCATGGACATCCTTTGGCTGATG GTCAAGTAATCCCAGTTGCACAGGGGAATGTGTTGTCTCAAACTACTAATGTTTTTGATGCACCATCTCGCAAGAGGAGTGCAGTTCAAACCCCTCAAGCCGCACCCTATGTTCCGAGAAGAAAGACAAGGCCCCAACCATCTATTCGTCCATCCATCCCATTTCCAGCCCCAATGCCTCGGCCTTCGATCAGTCCatccattccactccgagcccGGCTGCCTCAACCTTCCACCAATCCATTTGTCCCATCCTCAGCAGCCCCACATGTTAAATGGCAAG GTTTTGATGGGTCTCCAGAACTAAGTGGACTCAAGTGCCTGATATGCAAGAGGGACGTTTCATATGCACCGGAGGGACACATTTTCCAGCCAGCTATTCCACCAGCTGTTGCTGTTCTACCTTGTGGTCACATCTTTCATGACCATTGCTTGCAGCTTATCACTCCCAAAGACCAATCCAAAGATCCTCCATGCATTCCCTGTGCCATTGGCGAGACTTAA
- the LOC100853391 gene encoding uncharacterized protein LOC100853391 isoform X2 has translation MEEANPDHSSKAPISSFLQQRNEEPPVSSSLEQRDKELGLCVIQNEATDCTRVICDVDGNGAGPDHGHISHESSLAVHPFPWENIRGRYQAYSHGNLGTSMNLMTNSTQYNSFLNPQVRSKSINSGGMSFLHRPVSAFPCPEGDMNRLYQSYTHDNRAIAENLMDGATHFNNFQSPQIDQNFLTGKVNAAGGFQMNREGGEACTGDEYRSQISRDFVNLAGSNPGLYHTPGNRELGIGNSSMVGAVNSNFQEHMDGSFLTLGIGGNREAGYKSIVYGNEINDQSERLVFPQLNASHGQKTNITSSNPVHNMAGSFSSLQNNVGGFSSLGHNIGGRTSSNNDLGGSVFPQLNISFGQTTNRSSLNPVHNVDDHFSSWQNDVGEFLNPTHNMGVWASSNNDFGAMCGTNAEHHFPSLCHTLQTPQVDGQQYLPMPNNRNLGLGVNIDPQSANIDPYGFQGYPASATRPISSSQVGVLDFGLPSLSELLAESAKTKRIIAQPTPDQLQERYMNLRNFSPGPSMASPSVWGIEGTTRQEQSVQLFPPNEVIAAQATEGGLFPKRIGVQSASNLGRTQDRCPVQSTKDLLGPAFTAGQGITVAKGNGLPSRDHHGHPLADGQVIPVAQGNVLSQTTNVFDAPSRKRSAVQTPQAAPYVPRRKTRPQPSIRPSIPFPAPMPRPSISPSIPLRARLPQPSTNPFVPSSAAPHVKWQGFDGSPELSGLKCLICKRDVSYAPEGHIFQPAIPPAVAVLPCGHIFHDHCLQLITPKDQSKDPPCIPCAIGET, from the exons ATGGAAGAAGCCAATCCAGACCATTCCAGCAAAGCACCTATCTCTAGTTTTCTGCAACAAAGGAATGAAGAACCACCTGTCTCTTCTTCTCTAGAACAAAGGGATAAAGAACTCGGTTTATGCGTAATACAGAATGAAGCTACTGACTGTACTAGGGTCATCTGTGATGTTGATGGTAATGGTGCTGGACCTGATCATGGGCACATCTCACATGAGTCCTCACTGGCAGTTCATCCTTTTCCATGGGAGAACATTCGGGGAAGATATCAAGCTTATTCTCATGGAAATCTAGGGACCAGTATGAATTTGATGACTAATTCCACCCAATATAATAGCTTTCTGAATCCCCAGGTTCGCTCGAAGTCCATAAATAGTGGAGGCATGTCCTTCTTACATAGACCGGTGTCTGCTTTTCCATGTCCTGAAGGGGACATGAATCGGTTATATCAATCTTACACCCATGATAATAGAGCAATTGCTGAGAATCTGATGGATGGTGCCACCCACTTCAATAATTTTCAGAGCCctcaaattgatcaaaattttttaacCGGAAAAGTTAATGCAGCTGGAGGCTTCCAAATGAACAGGGAGGGTGGAGAAGCATGTACTGGTGATGAATACAGGTCACAGATCAGCAGAGATTTTGTAAACCTTGCTGGTAGCAATCCTGGCTTATACCATACCCCAGGTAACAGAGAATTAGGAATTGGTAACAGTAGCATGGTTGGTGCAGTtaactccaattttcaagagCATATGGATGGAAGTTTTTTGACCCTTGGAATTGGAGGTAATAGAGAGGCTGGATATAAGTCCATTGTCTACGGCAATGAAATTAATGACCAAAGTGAGAGACTTGTTTTTCCCCAATTAAATGCATCCCATGGTCAAAAAACTAACATAACTTCATCAAATCCTGTTCACAACATGGCAGGTAGCTTTTCAAGTTTACAAAACAATGTTGGTGGATTTTCAAGTCTTGGCCACAACATAGGTGGCAGAACCTCATCTAACAATGATCTTGGAGGGTCTGTTTTTCCCcaattaaatatttcttttggcCAAACAACAAACCGAAGTTCTTTGAATCCTGTACACAACGTGGATGATCACTTTTCAAGTTGGCAAAATGATGTGGGTGAATTTTTAAATCCGACCCATAATATGGGTGTTTGGGCCTCATCTAACAACGATTTTGGAGCTATGTGTGGTACCAATGCTGAACATCACTTTCCGAGCTTATGCCATACCTTACAAACACCACAAGTTGATGGGCAGCAGTATCTTCCTATGCCAAACAACAGGAACTTAGGTCTTGGAGTGAACATTGATCCACAATCAGCAAATATTGATCCTTATGGGTTTCAAGGTTACCCCGCTTCTGCCACAAGACCCATTAGTAGCAGTCAAGTTGGAGTGCTTGATTTTGGACTACCCAGCTTGTCAGAGCTGCTTGCAGAATCTGCTAAGACTAAGAGGATAATCGCACAACCAACTCCGGACCAATTACAAGAACGTTATATGAATCTCAGGAACTTCTCGCCTGGGCCTTCCATGGCTTCTCCTTCTGTTTGGGGTATAGAAGGCACCACCAGGCAAGAGCAATCAG TGCAATTATTTCCTCCGAATGAGGTTATTGCTGCTCAAGCTACTGAAGGTGGCCTTTTTCCAAAGAGGATAGGGGTCCAATCAGCCA GTAATCTAGGCCGAACTCAGGACAGATGCCCAGTTCAGTCTACCAAAGATCTTCTTGGACCTGCTTTTACTGCTG GTCAAGGAATCACAGTTGCAAAAGGGAATGGACTTCCTTCTAGAGATCATCATGGACATCCTTTGGCTGATG GTCAAGTAATCCCAGTTGCACAGGGGAATGTGTTGTCTCAAACTACTAATGTTTTTGATGCACCATCTCGCAAGAGGAGTGCAGTTCAAACCCCTCAAGCCGCACCCTATGTTCCGAGAAGAAAGACAAGGCCCCAACCATCTATTCGTCCATCCATCCCATTTCCAGCCCCAATGCCTCGGCCTTCGATCAGTCCatccattccactccgagcccGGCTGCCTCAACCTTCCACCAATCCATTTGTCCCATCCTCAGCAGCCCCACATGTTAAATGGCAAG GTTTTGATGGGTCTCCAGAACTAAGTGGACTCAAGTGCCTGATATGCAAGAGGGACGTTTCATATGCACCGGAGGGACACATTTTCCAGCCAGCTATTCCACCAGCTGTTGCTGTTCTACCTTGTGGTCACATCTTTCATGACCATTGCTTGCAGCTTATCACTCCCAAAGACCAATCCAAAGATCCTCCATGCATTCCCTGTGCCATTGGCGAGACTTAA